The following proteins are encoded in a genomic region of Stutzerimonas balearica DSM 6083:
- the rpsI gene encoding 30S ribosomal protein S9 — protein MSATQNYGTGRRKTATARVFLRPGTGKISINNRELDNFFGRETARMVVRQPLELTDTAAKFDVYVTVLGGGVSGQAGAIRHGITRALIEYDESLRSPLRKAGYVTRDAREVERKKVGLRKARKRPQYSKR, from the coding sequence ATGTCGGCGACTCAAAATTACGGCACTGGCCGTCGCAAGACTGCAACCGCGCGCGTTTTCCTGCGTCCGGGCACTGGCAAGATTTCCATCAACAATCGCGAGCTGGATAACTTTTTCGGCCGTGAGACCGCGCGCATGGTTGTGCGTCAGCCGCTGGAGCTGACCGATACCGCTGCCAAGTTCGACGTCTACGTTACCGTCCTGGGCGGCGGCGTTAGCGGTCAGGCAGGTGCGATTCGCCATGGTATTACCCGTGCGCTGATTGAGTACGACGAGTCCCTGCGCAGCCCGCTGCGTAAGGCGGGTTACGTGACTCGCGATGCTCGTGAGGTCGAGCGTAAGAAAGTGGGTCTGCGTAAGGCGCGTAAGCGTCCGCAGTACTCCAAGCGTTAA
- the rplM gene encoding 50S ribosomal protein L13 — translation MKTFTAKPETVKRDWFVVDAAGQTLGRLATEIASRLRGKHKPEYTPHVDTGDYIVVINAEQVRVTGAKASDKMYYSHSGFPGGIKSINFEKLIAKAPERVIETAVKGMLPKNPLGRDMYRKLKVYKGAAHPHSAQQPQELKI, via the coding sequence ATGAAGACTTTTACTGCTAAACCGGAAACCGTCAAGCGCGACTGGTTTGTCGTCGACGCTGCCGGCCAGACCCTGGGTCGTCTGGCAACCGAAATCGCCAGCCGTCTGCGTGGCAAGCACAAGCCCGAGTACACTCCTCACGTTGATACTGGCGACTACATCGTCGTGATCAATGCTGAGCAGGTCCGTGTCACCGGTGCCAAGGCATCCGACAAGATGTACTACTCCCACTCCGGTTTTCCGGGCGGCATCAAGTCGATCAACTTCGAGAAGCTGATCGCCAAGGCCCCTGAGCGTGTGATCGAGACTGCGGTCAAGGGCATGCTGCCGAAGAATCCGCTGGGTCGCGACATGTATCGCAAGCTGAAGGTGTACAAGGGTGCCGCGCATCCGCACTCCGCTCAGCAGCCCCAAGAACTGAAGATTTAA